The DNA window CGGCTGATGTCGATGGAAAGCGCAGTCCGGGGAGGGCTGTCCTGCCTGAAACTCGGGACTTCAGTGGCGGTTGTGATCTGGATCATATCGACGTTCTTCCCCGAGCTGAGGACTGCGTCGCGACTGCAAGCTCATGCAGGAATTGCACTCGGAGGACAACTCGTCAGATATATTCTTCTCGGACTTGCGGCTCTCACACTTTTCTGGGGTGCGTGTGACTTCTGCTTTCGTTGGTATCGATTTGAACAGAAACTTCGCATGTCAAAGCAGGAGGTCAAAAATGAGAACAAAGATGATCAAGGTGACCCGCAAATCCGAATGAGAATGCGGCGCGCCCAAATGGAGAGTCGTCAAAGAAAGGCACTTAAAGAAGTGCCTCAGGCAACCATGGTCATCACGAACCCAACACACTACGCGGTCGCACTGAAGTACGAAGCTGGTCACATGCGTGCTCCGATCGTACTCGCAAAGGGTACGGATGCTCTTGCACGGAGGATAGCGAGAGTGGCTCGTGAGAATGGCGTTCCCGTGTTCGAACGTAAGCCATTGACGAGAGCAATTTTTGCACTCGCAGAACTCGGAGATGAGATTCCAGCTGAGTTCTACCGGGCGATCGCAGAGCTTCTTGCACATGTCTATCGCATAAAGAACGCAGCTTAAACTGTCTGTTTATGGAGAAAGTAAAATGGACCTTGCAACGATCATAGGATTGGTTCTGGGGATCGCCCTGATCCTGGGCTCCATCTCCATTGGAGGATCGCTCCTGCCATTTGTAAACATTCCGTCAATGATGATTGTGCTCGGCGGATCGTTCGCTGCATTGCTCATCAACTCCCCAATGTCACAGGTCATCGGGCTCTTCTCGGTTCTGAAGAACTGCTTTGTCGCCAAACTCCCCGAGACGAATGCAGTCATTCAACAGTTCACAGATCTCGCCCGGTCGGCACGCCGGGACGGTTTGCTTTCTCTGGAGAATGAGATGGAAACTATCAATGACCCGTTCCTGAAACGCGGGCTCGAAATGGTAATCGGTGGAAACTCGAGAGACGAACTCACCTCAGTCCTTGAAACCGAGATCATTTGCATCGAACAACGACATGAAAACGGACGGAAAATTCTCGAAGCAATTGCGGCAGCTGCCCCGGCATTTGGGATGATTGGAACCCTAATCGGACTCGTTCAGATGCTCCGAACCCTGGAAGATCCCTCTCAAATTGGTGTCGGAATGGCGACAGCACTTCTGACAACTCTGTATGGTGCCGTCATCGCCAACCTCTTCTGCATTCCGCTCGCAGGGAAGCTGGAAACACGTTCCAAGGATGAAGCACTTGTCCGTGAGTTGATGATGTCAGGACTGTCATCGCTAGTCGACGGCCTTGCACCACGTGTGGTTCAGGAACGCATGGCGGCGTTTGTCTCCGAGTCGAAACGGCCAGTCACCCCAACGCAGGCCGCTTAAACCGGCAAGTCACTTCTGTAGATCACGAGTCAGCGACTACTCAGTGTTAGTGCTCCTGAAGTTTTGCAAGCGACTCAGAAAAGCGGATTAAATCGCCTCCGATATCACGCTATTGAATCAAAAAGACATGTGAACGACATGTTCGGACAAGCACCATGAAGAGAGCTGAGACACAATCGAAGCCAACAAGTATTCCTCGCTGGTTTATCACTTACAGCGATGTAGTAACCCTATTGATGACATTCTTCATCCTTCTCCTCACATTTGCCAACAGCGAGCCAGAGAAGTTCGAAATGATGCAGCAAACTCTGTTCGGAGCTGGAGGAAGTGCTGGAAACATTGGCCATCGTGACCAGACTCTCGATCATGCTTCCATCGTGATGCGAGTCCGTCCGACGAGCAGTCGATTGACACTCCGGGGAAGTGAGATTCCGCCGATGTACACAGATGTCATCTCCGAAGCGATGGGACGGGGCCTGGAATCACTTGAGGAATCTTCGGAACTCGGAAAAATGCGGTCGTTCTCATTCGATATTTCGAGGGACTTGTTCTTCGACTCGAAAGGAGACCTGACCGACCTCGGTCGGCAGCACTTAGGCTTCCTGGCTGCTCAGATGAAGAAACTACCCTTCGATCTGACCATCAATTCCGCGTCCACTCCACAGATCATTGACTCAACAAAAATCGCCACCTATCTCACCATGCAGAGTGGTGTATCGATTCAACAAGTGGCAGTTGGAGTGCTACCGCATTCGAATATTTCACCTCGGAAGATTCGTCTCATTCTAATACACGAAAACTGAACTCCGTGACCTAGTTAATATTAAGAACATTCCTCACTCCGACTAACAACAATCGAACAAATTCGTTCACGACTTCCAACTGCTTCCGAAAAGATGCAGATACAATGAGGCTCATCTGATGAGGAGAAAGAAAAGCACGAGCGGTCCGAACAATAGCTACCTGATCTCCTTTGGAGACACAATGACAGCGCTGCTCGCATTCTTCATTGTGCTCAATTCGCTCGCTTCTGAGCAAACCGGGGTCAATCTCTATTCGGGCACGGGTTCGTTCATTCGAGCCACAGATGAACTCGGTGTGCCTGGAATTTTCGCAGAGAAACTCAGCCGCAGCCCAATGCAACTTGACCACACTCCACCGGTTTATATCGTCCCTGACCCATCCAGTGATCAATCAGGTTCTGGACCTGATGAAGAGTCGGATTCACTTTACATCCGCGACTGGGAGCAACAGGAACTCGATCGTGTTCTCATCGAGTTGGAACGCTTTCATGATCATGCTGGAGTCGAGGAAACGGACTTAGGAGTTGCCTTTGATCGCATGAATCCTCTGCCGCAAACCGGGTCGCTGATTGATGAAGAGATGCGGAAAATGCTCGTTGAAATTGCTCCATTCGCGAGACGAAATGATTCGATGCTGAAGATCGTCGTCTGGACGCCTTCGCCCGGGCCAACTGTCTGGGCTCGATCCACTGAACAGGCAGCGCGCCTGGCGTCCGTGATCTCCGATCAACTGCAGCTTTCACCGCAGAAGCAAAGCAAAATTCATGCGGTCAGCCAACTATGGCCATACTCTGATATCAAGCGGCCCAGCATGACGATCGTAGCGACACGTCTGCGATAATTGACTTTCGAATGAAAATGATTGTGACACGAAAATCAGACGCCCAGATTCGTGCCTCGCACATGCGTTCGTCAGCTTGAGCCCTGCACTCTCTTTTCGAAAAGTATTGCACTCCACAAACGAACAGGCTCTGAGTCCATACCCAGAGCCTGCCGAATCGAAAGCAATTGTGTCGCGTAAAGGCTTCACGCAGCTAATGCAACACTCATCCAATTTGGTGAGCAAATTGCACCGGACCGAATGAACTATTCGAGTTCTTTAATTCGAATGTTTCGCCAACGCACTTCGTACGACTGATCTCGGTCGCCGATTCCGTGAACCTGAAGGCCGATGAATCCGGATGGATGACTTTCGTAGATCGGCTCGTCGGTCAGATCTTCGATTTCCTGTCCGTTGATGAACGTTTGAATTCGTGGCCCCTTGGCGACAATTCGGAACTGGTTCCACTCTTCGTTTTTAAAGTGATCGTGTGGCTTCAGGCGATCTTCCGGGGTCAGCCATCCACGGCCGGTGGCTTCACCGTAGACATAGCCAGCTTCTGCAGGGCCTGATTCGATTTCAACTTGTGGTCCGTAAACGCGTCCCACTTGGTTGTTTCTTCCCTGGCCATCTGCGACCTCTTTCGTCTTGGATCGAATCTGGACTCCGGAGTTCAATCCGTTGTCGACTTTGACTTCAAACTCCAGTTCAAAGTCTCCGTAATCGCCAAGTGTGGTCAAGAACGAATTGGGGCTTCCCGGAGCAGTCCGTCCGACGATCGCACCATCTTCAACAGCGTAGCTCGCCCATCCGTTTTTTTGCGTCCAGCCCTCAAGAGACTTTCCATTGAAGAGTGTTTGCCACTCAGCGGCAGAGGATTGGCTACCGATCGAAAACAGGAGTACAAGAGAAAAAACAATTCGTGTCATGTTGCGCTTACTTTCTCATTCAAGCAGACAAATTGAGAGATCAACATACTGTAGACCATCTCACGTCGGCTGAGAATCGAAACGCATCGACTCATTCTGTTTTGTCATCGAGAGCTTCCGCACCAGTGTGGTGCAGAGATTCAATCGTGTTAGCAGAGTTTCAGTATTCGTACTTCACCATGCCCGAAGGCCACGAAAATGGAGGCTCAGCGATTGAAGATGCTGCCCCTTTCGATCCGGACTCTGATCTCACGCATCGAGGTCACCTTCGCATCAGAAAATCAGGCAGCTTTCTGTTCTTGATGGCCCTCGTCGGTCAGCTCCACCAAAAGATTCTGAATCCAGTTGATGCCAAGTAAAGCGGTCGCATGTTCGATCGACTGAATTTCGCGCAAGAGTTCTCCGTGTCGGCCAGCCGTCGCTGCTTCCATAACGACGCGGGATGCCAGTTCCGCATCAGCCTGAACACGGCTTGCGATGGAATTCCAGGTAAAATCATCCTGGCTGGCAAGTTCTTCCAATAATGCGATCCGGTGGCTGACCTGCAGTTCCTCCGTTCCTGAAGGTTGAGAAGCCGACGATGCGCGGAATTTCTGATTGACCATCTGATTCTCCGATTAACTCAGGAAGTTCAAGATTGAGGTGTCCAGCAATCGAGTGGTCGTTGCAAAAGTAAACTGCAGCAGATTCTGTTCTTCCTGCAGCGCGACAACCGCCGAAGCGACATCCGTTGATCTCAAATCGCTGAGAACCGTTTCTGCCTGAAACTGCAATTCCTCAGTTCGTTCTTCGACCCGATCAAGTTGTTGCAACACAACTGACTGGCGGCCGACCACTGACAGGAGATGTTCACTACCGATTTCCAGAGAATGAATTGTCGAGTCCAAACTTCGCCCAGCTTCCTCAAGATCGCCATCGGCAGCTCTCTGCAAATCATCTCGGACTTGTCGAATCACTGCGAAGATGTCAGTCAGTTCATTCGACTCTGGATCTACAAACTGAAAGGCTTCGTCTCCTGACAAGTAGACATCAAGATCATCATCTCCTGACAGTACAACAACACCCGTCGAGGAACTGCCATGGTACTGTGTCGGACCATCCACAATTCCGGAATAAGGTGCCTTCGTTGTTGAGGTCCCGCTGAAGAGATACTTTCCATCGAACTTCGCATTGGCAACAGTTTCGAGAGTCTCAAGGAATCCATTCACCTCATCAGCGAGAGATTGTAACTCGAAGGACGTTTGCGACTGCCGGCCTTGCAGAGCGAGAGCCTTAGCTTGCACGACCAGTTGATTCGCATCCAGTAGTTGTTCATTCGACTGTGTCAGTGAAGCACGCGCATGCTGAATAGCATTGTGCTGAACCTCCAGACGATTCAGCACTCGCTGCTGAGACAAGATCGTCTGTTGAGCGATCGGGTCATCGGAAGGACGATGAACTCGAACACCGCTGCTGATCTGATTCTGCAGGGTTGCAGATCTCGATGCATGCGACTGCGCATGCAGTCGCTGAAGTTCAAGTTGGCGATGCGAAGTGATTCGAAACGTCATCTCTTTCTCCTCTTTTAAACGAGCCGAAGAAGTTCATCGAGAGTTTCATCGATGACCGAAACGAAGCGAGAGGCAGCCTGAAACGCTCGCTGGTATTCGAGCATGAGCAGAAGTTCTTCATTCGGATCGACTCCGGAAATTGAGTCTCGCTGAGTCGCTAGATGGGACTGCTGCTCGGAAAGAAATTCCTGTCCTGTTTGTTCGCCTTGAATTCGAAACGCGGTCGCGATCGCCAGACTTTCAAGACGTTCTTCGAAAGGGTCACGACCGTTGCCAAAGCGTTTCAGATCGCGGGCTTCAAGGAAAAACTGAGCATTGGATGTGTCGCTGGCCGCTCCTGTTTTGGAGACCGCTACGTTTCGTGAATTCTGCTGAATTAACGAATGAAGCTTGAGCCCCGCTTCAGAATCCCCAGCAAAGAAAGTGCCGATGCCCAAGTTCGTCAGCAGTCCTGTTTCGTCCGGTCGTCCGATAAGACCGAACTCGAAAGACTCTCCATCTACCAGGACTCCCGGAGACAATTTCAAAGCCACACCGTCGACGATTTCAATTGCCTGTCCGACGACGGTTCCTGCTCCCACATCAAGAGTTTTGATCACCTCACCAGTCACAGTTTCGCTGACTTCCAGCTTCAAGGGAGTCGCCTGCCCCACAGTTCCAGATCCAATCACACGAACCGTGTAGCGACCGTTTTCTCCGGTTGGGATCCCCGACAATTCCGGCTGGCTTGTGCCGGTCGTGAAAGCAGTCGTGGAGTCAAAATCAATTCCTCCCGAGAAACTGATGGCATATCCATCGGCAGCGTTTAGAGAAACAACTTTCGATTGAGACTGATAAGTCGCGCTTAAGTTTGTCACGACATCGATCTTGTTGATGATATCCTGAAGACTCTCAGTTTCCGGATCAATGTCGATGCGATAGATGCTGGTCTTACCGGTTGCAACTTCGGTTAAATTGATGTGGAGTGATCCTTCCTGAATTGGAAACGGAGAAGAAGCAGCGCTCAGTAATGCGTTTGGATTGGCGACTGTCCGTTCACCAATGACCTCTTGAAAACCAGCCCCCTCACCGAGTCCGGTCGCCTGGATTTGATCAATCGTCCCAACGAATGTATTCGTCCAGTCATGAAGTGCCTGACGGATGTCATCGATCGCAATTTGTCCTTGAGCCCTTCCGGCGATCGAACCTGATTCAATTGCGACGACACCACCTGCAGTGGACGACGTAAATTCTGC is part of the Thalassoglobus sp. JC818 genome and encodes:
- a CDS encoding flagellar type III secretion system protein FlhB; its protein translation is MADDNDQQKTEAPTPRRRERAREEGEVLYSADLSMGLTLMIVAIATFLSGSFFLHRFAGQLRDSLVYVQSAEWGPSQTISAGQWVLSRTFLSGGVIAITSMMLSILWAHLQSGITLTTKPLSPNIEKLSPTRGWTRLMSMESAVRGGLSCLKLGTSVAVVIWIISTFFPELRTASRLQAHAGIALGGQLVRYILLGLAALTLFWGACDFCFRWYRFEQKLRMSKQEVKNENKDDQGDPQIRMRMRRAQMESRQRKALKEVPQATMVITNPTHYAVALKYEAGHMRAPIVLAKGTDALARRIARVARENGVPVFERKPLTRAIFALAELGDEIPAEFYRAIAELLAHVYRIKNAA
- a CDS encoding MotA/TolQ/ExbB proton channel family protein; translation: MDLATIIGLVLGIALILGSISIGGSLLPFVNIPSMMIVLGGSFAALLINSPMSQVIGLFSVLKNCFVAKLPETNAVIQQFTDLARSARRDGLLSLENEMETINDPFLKRGLEMVIGGNSRDELTSVLETEIICIEQRHENGRKILEAIAAAAPAFGMIGTLIGLVQMLRTLEDPSQIGVGMATALLTTLYGAVIANLFCIPLAGKLETRSKDEALVRELMMSGLSSLVDGLAPRVVQERMAAFVSESKRPVTPTQAA
- a CDS encoding flagellar motor protein MotB is translated as MKRAETQSKPTSIPRWFITYSDVVTLLMTFFILLLTFANSEPEKFEMMQQTLFGAGGSAGNIGHRDQTLDHASIVMRVRPTSSRLTLRGSEIPPMYTDVISEAMGRGLESLEESSELGKMRSFSFDISRDLFFDSKGDLTDLGRQHLGFLAAQMKKLPFDLTINSASTPQIIDSTKIATYLTMQSGVSIQQVAVGVLPHSNISPRKIRLILIHEN
- a CDS encoding flagellar motor protein MotB, with protein sequence MRRKKSTSGPNNSYLISFGDTMTALLAFFIVLNSLASEQTGVNLYSGTGSFIRATDELGVPGIFAEKLSRSPMQLDHTPPVYIVPDPSSDQSGSGPDEESDSLYIRDWEQQELDRVLIELERFHDHAGVEETDLGVAFDRMNPLPQTGSLIDEEMRKMLVEIAPFARRNDSMLKIVVWTPSPGPTVWARSTEQAARLASVISDQLQLSPQKQSKIHAVSQLWPYSDIKRPSMTIVATRLR
- a CDS encoding DUF1080 domain-containing protein → MTRIVFSLVLLFSIGSQSSAAEWQTLFNGKSLEGWTQKNGWASYAVEDGAIVGRTAPGSPNSFLTTLGDYGDFELEFEVKVDNGLNSGVQIRSKTKEVADGQGRNNQVGRVYGPQVEIESGPAEAGYVYGEATGRGWLTPEDRLKPHDHFKNEEWNQFRIVAKGPRIQTFINGQEIEDLTDEPIYESHPSGFIGLQVHGIGDRDQSYEVRWRNIRIKELE
- a CDS encoding HDOD domain-containing protein, whose protein sequence is MVNQKFRASSASQPSGTEELQVSHRIALLEELASQDDFTWNSIASRVQADAELASRVVMEAATAGRHGELLREIQSIEHATALLGINWIQNLLVELTDEGHQEQKAA
- the flgK gene encoding flagellar hook-associated protein FlgK encodes the protein MIHYDIGLSALQANQQALSTIANNIANANTTGFHRQRVEFVDRFSPGPNNTQVGTGVVVAGIDRLRDHVSEVALTLNTSLQAESKTVLETLRQIETVLLPTEGSLVASVTEFFNQLEELAAHPTVATVRDAVVESARHVIQQTEQLHSRLNDLTRSNAVVIEQEVAEVNRLAEDLSALNRRIRILENQGTVPNALRGQRERLINDLANYVDVSSSSLINNDLSILVAGGGVVIGESSSELRVSATGFGAAEFTSSTAGGVVAIESGSIAGRAQGQIAIDDIRQALHDWTNTFVGTIDQIQATGLGEGAGFQEVIGERTVANPNALLSAASSPFPIQEGSLHINLTEVATGKTSIYRIDIDPETESLQDIINKIDVVTNLSATYQSQSKVVSLNAADGYAISFSGGIDFDSTTAFTTGTSQPELSGIPTGENGRYTVRVIGSGTVGQATPLKLEVSETVTGEVIKTLDVGAGTVVGQAIEIVDGVALKLSPGVLVDGESFEFGLIGRPDETGLLTNLGIGTFFAGDSEAGLKLHSLIQQNSRNVAVSKTGAASDTSNAQFFLEARDLKRFGNGRDPFEERLESLAIATAFRIQGEQTGQEFLSEQQSHLATQRDSISGVDPNEELLLMLEYQRAFQAASRFVSVIDETLDELLRLV